A single region of the Pararge aegeria chromosome 20, ilParAegt1.1, whole genome shotgun sequence genome encodes:
- the LOC120632487 gene encoding uncharacterized protein LOC120632487 isoform X1: protein MDGSILERSDSESGDSWTLLEHSPSPGDDAPDFTEPLLESRAENHEKDEDTDGISIISDSEPDSPSPCQLYEHYVSDDIRPTENEITQCISANQPPNKTDDQVEPVREDIGFLSVNDMKHRTYVHRRNKRLSTMLNIIVLGSVITAAGVAIGHMWGAKTDCSMHTTPNVNKILSNLYKLQEENAYLRSKLKELTTLNHYQINIQKTSKQNRCRKMFEESLNNDNIDKLTKCLDNKFDDADKMLKSHLVDPNYEKEFISDIDKLKNVYLQNKSWLDDEINQRLKQEEESLKKLKHKHISKLHKINEEKNTNIMDEQETVTKAVVDNLDMQDESMQNSATDKIVSYADSLKSTDKIKKLIENKEDNKTYKVENKEMNSNKNFKRESVRKFDYSVSEEEFQKDNRYKNQKYKPEKQKKDRQKSNKKQKRKNKYEQWEMKGGFMKDYDEISFASSQDAESGIKNENSKYEIEDNITHHKDNTKNDKQADKIDMTAENYKTIPDKGPKKGYYVGVDGSSWLEKRATFRSEARKRIEHELFGESPNTAGWYFRRMRKREQCRAKGDNSTYRKLLKRNMNFKMKH, encoded by the exons ATGGACGGTTCTATTCTCGAACGCAGTGATTCAGAGTCTGGGGATAGCTGGACGTTACTCGAGCACAGTCCTTCTCCTGGGGATGATGCTCCGGATTTTACTGAACCTCTTTTAGAAAG CAGAGCAGAGAACCATGAAAAAGATGAAGACACAGATGGGATATCTATTATTAGTGACAGCGAACCCGATTCGCCTTCACCCTGCCAACTCTATGAACACTATGTATCTGATGATATCCGTCCAACAGAAAATGAAATAACACAATGTATATCGGCTAATCAACCTCCAAACAAAACTGATGACCAAGTTGAACCTGTGAGAGAAGACATTGGCTTTCTCAGTGTCAACGATATGAAACATAGGACCTATGTACATAGGCGAAATAAAAGATTGAGTACTATGCTCAACATTATTGTTTTAGGAAGTGTTATCACAGCTGCGGGCGTGGCTATCGGTCACATGTGGGGCGCCAAAACAGACTGTTCCATGCATACTACaccaaatgtaaataaaatcttatctaATCTTTACAAACTACAGGAAGAGAATGCATACTTGCGAAGTAAACTGAAAGAATTAACTACATTAAATCATTATCAAATCAATATACAAAAGACTTCTAAGCAAAACAGATGTAGAAAAATGTTTGAAGAATcattaaataatgataatattgataAACTTACCAAATGTCTTGACAATAAATTTGATGATGCTGATAAAATGCTTAAAAGCCATTTAGTTGATCCTAATTATGAAAAAGAATTTATATCAGACATTGATAAATTAAAGAATGTATATCTTCAAAATAAAAGTTGGTTGGATGATGAAATTAATCAAAGGCTTAAGCAAGAAGAAGAGTCCTTGAAGAAGTTAAAACACAAACATATTTCAAAACTTcacaaaataaatgaagaaaagAATACAAACATAATGGATGAGCAAGAAACGGTAACCAAAGCGGTTGTTGATAATTTGGATATGCAAGATGAATCCATGCAAAATTCTGCTACAGATAAAATAGTAAGCTATGCCGATTCCCTGAAATCCACTGATAAGATAAAAAAGTTGATTGAAAATAAAGAAGATAACAAAACAtataaagtagaaaataaagaaatgaatagtaacaaaaattttaaacgtGAATCTGTACGTAAATTTGATTATTCAGTGAGTGAAGAAGAGTTTCAAAAGGATAACCGGTACAAAAACCAGAAATACAAACcagaaaaacagaaaaaagatcgacaaaagtcaaataaaaaacaaaagaggAAGAATAAGTATGAACAGTGGGAAATGAAAGGCGGTTTTATGAAAGACTATGATGAAATTTCATTTGCATCGTCACAGGACGCGGAAAGCGGAATCAaaaatgaaaattcaaaatacgaGATTGAAGATAATATTACCCATCATAAAGATAACACTAAAAACGATAAACAGGCTGATAAAATAGACATGACAGCAGAAAATTATAAGACAATACCTGATAAGGGCCCCAAAAAAGGCTACTATGTCGGGGTCGACGGCAGTAGCTGGTTAGAGAAAAGGGCGACGTTTCGTTCTGAAGCTAGGAAAAGAATAGAGCACGAGCTGTTTGGTGAAAGTCCTAATACTGCAGGATGGTATTTCAGGCGCATGCGTAAACGAGAGCAGTGTCGTGCCAAAGGCGATAACAGTACTTATCGGAAATTATTGAAACgcaatatgaattttaaaatgaaacattAA
- the LOC120632489 gene encoding 2-oxoglutarate and iron-dependent oxygenase domain-containing protein 3-like gives MGDVRKRNKNNAKAESSKNNPATITAERSSPIKGLPLRVLSRTVVITSLLIIVYFSSKDNVRTFAKQSEILPGKGQIVECSSDYIKELYTFEGCAPRDCKRFVTDKVISVREVEELLKIATKGLKYGGSHGGVSILDLHSGAMSLGQNFVNIYEAEDMKKLFTQEDFNVIRIVRDKIKYSISHHFGLQPNKIYSTHPTFFSEMTAKKAVTIHDEYWHPHVDKVSYKSFHYTTLLYLSDYSIDFEGGRFVFIDEKFNSTVEPRKARLNMFTSGAENSHYVEKVTSGVRYAMTIPFTCDKKFAIEDPSINKYNKKHSK, from the exons ctCTCCAATAAAAGGTTTACCATTAAGAGTTTTATCGAGGACGGTAGTTATTACATCTCTGTTgataattgtatacttttcgtccAAAGATAATGTTCGGACATTTGCAAAACAGTCCGAAATTCTACCAGGGAAAGGTCAAATTGTTGAATGCTCCTCAGATTATATTAAAGAGCTATACACGTTTGAGGGTTGTGCTCCTAGAGACTGCAAGAGATTTGTTACAGATAAAGTTATTTCTGTTAGAGAAGTAGAGGAATTGTTGAAAATAGCTACAAAGGGCCTTAAGTATGGAGGTTCACATGGTGGTGTTTCTATATTGGATTTACACAGTGGTGCAATGTCATTAGGTcagaattttgtaaatatatatgaagCTGAAGATATGAAAAAATTGTTCACACAAGAGGACTTCAATGTTATAAGA atTGTacgagataaaataaaatacagtatcTCTCATCACTTTGGGCTTCAGcccaataaaatttattcaacaCACCCAACATTTTTCTCAGAAATGACTGCCAAAAAGGCTGTTACTATTCATGATGAATACTGGCATCCACATGTTGACAAA gttTCCTACAAATCCTTTCATTACACTACACTACTGTATTTATCAGATTATAGTATTGATTTTGAAGGTGGTAGATttgtatttattgatgaaaagtTCAATAGTACTGTAGAACCACGAAAAGCAAGATTAAATATGTTCACAAGTGGTGCTGAAAATTCTCACTATGTTGAAAAAGTTACTTCTGGTGTGAGATATGCCATGACTATTCCATTTACCTGTGATAAAAAGTTTGCTATAGAAGACCCTAgcataaataagtataataaaaaacattccaaataa
- the LOC120632487 gene encoding uncharacterized protein LOC120632487 isoform X2 — protein sequence MDGSILERSDSESGDSWTLLEHSPSPGDDAPDFTEPLLERAENHEKDEDTDGISIISDSEPDSPSPCQLYEHYVSDDIRPTENEITQCISANQPPNKTDDQVEPVREDIGFLSVNDMKHRTYVHRRNKRLSTMLNIIVLGSVITAAGVAIGHMWGAKTDCSMHTTPNVNKILSNLYKLQEENAYLRSKLKELTTLNHYQINIQKTSKQNRCRKMFEESLNNDNIDKLTKCLDNKFDDADKMLKSHLVDPNYEKEFISDIDKLKNVYLQNKSWLDDEINQRLKQEEESLKKLKHKHISKLHKINEEKNTNIMDEQETVTKAVVDNLDMQDESMQNSATDKIVSYADSLKSTDKIKKLIENKEDNKTYKVENKEMNSNKNFKRESVRKFDYSVSEEEFQKDNRYKNQKYKPEKQKKDRQKSNKKQKRKNKYEQWEMKGGFMKDYDEISFASSQDAESGIKNENSKYEIEDNITHHKDNTKNDKQADKIDMTAENYKTIPDKGPKKGYYVGVDGSSWLEKRATFRSEARKRIEHELFGESPNTAGWYFRRMRKREQCRAKGDNSTYRKLLKRNMNFKMKH from the exons ATGGACGGTTCTATTCTCGAACGCAGTGATTCAGAGTCTGGGGATAGCTGGACGTTACTCGAGCACAGTCCTTCTCCTGGGGATGATGCTCCGGATTTTACTGAACCTCTTTTAGAAAG AGCAGAGAACCATGAAAAAGATGAAGACACAGATGGGATATCTATTATTAGTGACAGCGAACCCGATTCGCCTTCACCCTGCCAACTCTATGAACACTATGTATCTGATGATATCCGTCCAACAGAAAATGAAATAACACAATGTATATCGGCTAATCAACCTCCAAACAAAACTGATGACCAAGTTGAACCTGTGAGAGAAGACATTGGCTTTCTCAGTGTCAACGATATGAAACATAGGACCTATGTACATAGGCGAAATAAAAGATTGAGTACTATGCTCAACATTATTGTTTTAGGAAGTGTTATCACAGCTGCGGGCGTGGCTATCGGTCACATGTGGGGCGCCAAAACAGACTGTTCCATGCATACTACaccaaatgtaaataaaatcttatctaATCTTTACAAACTACAGGAAGAGAATGCATACTTGCGAAGTAAACTGAAAGAATTAACTACATTAAATCATTATCAAATCAATATACAAAAGACTTCTAAGCAAAACAGATGTAGAAAAATGTTTGAAGAATcattaaataatgataatattgataAACTTACCAAATGTCTTGACAATAAATTTGATGATGCTGATAAAATGCTTAAAAGCCATTTAGTTGATCCTAATTATGAAAAAGAATTTATATCAGACATTGATAAATTAAAGAATGTATATCTTCAAAATAAAAGTTGGTTGGATGATGAAATTAATCAAAGGCTTAAGCAAGAAGAAGAGTCCTTGAAGAAGTTAAAACACAAACATATTTCAAAACTTcacaaaataaatgaagaaaagAATACAAACATAATGGATGAGCAAGAAACGGTAACCAAAGCGGTTGTTGATAATTTGGATATGCAAGATGAATCCATGCAAAATTCTGCTACAGATAAAATAGTAAGCTATGCCGATTCCCTGAAATCCACTGATAAGATAAAAAAGTTGATTGAAAATAAAGAAGATAACAAAACAtataaagtagaaaataaagaaatgaatagtaacaaaaattttaaacgtGAATCTGTACGTAAATTTGATTATTCAGTGAGTGAAGAAGAGTTTCAAAAGGATAACCGGTACAAAAACCAGAAATACAAACcagaaaaacagaaaaaagatcgacaaaagtcaaataaaaaacaaaagaggAAGAATAAGTATGAACAGTGGGAAATGAAAGGCGGTTTTATGAAAGACTATGATGAAATTTCATTTGCATCGTCACAGGACGCGGAAAGCGGAATCAaaaatgaaaattcaaaatacgaGATTGAAGATAATATTACCCATCATAAAGATAACACTAAAAACGATAAACAGGCTGATAAAATAGACATGACAGCAGAAAATTATAAGACAATACCTGATAAGGGCCCCAAAAAAGGCTACTATGTCGGGGTCGACGGCAGTAGCTGGTTAGAGAAAAGGGCGACGTTTCGTTCTGAAGCTAGGAAAAGAATAGAGCACGAGCTGTTTGGTGAAAGTCCTAATACTGCAGGATGGTATTTCAGGCGCATGCGTAAACGAGAGCAGTGTCGTGCCAAAGGCGATAACAGTACTTATCGGAAATTATTGAAACgcaatatgaattttaaaatgaaacattAA